Proteins encoded together in one Cervus canadensis isolate Bull #8, Minnesota chromosome 7, ASM1932006v1, whole genome shotgun sequence window:
- the LOC122445196 gene encoding small nuclear ribonucleoprotein E-like, with protein MAYRGQGQKVQKVMVQPINLIFRYLQNRSRIQVWLYEQVNMRIEGCIIGFDEYMNLALDDAKEIHSKTKSRKQLGRIMLKGDNITLLQSVSN; from the coding sequence ATGGCGTACCGGGGCCAGGGCCAGAAGGTGCAGAAGGTGATGGTGCAGCCCATCAATCTCATCTTCAGATACTTGCAAAATAGATCACGAATTCAGGTGTGGCTTTATGAGCAAGTGAATATGCGGATAGAAGGCTGTATCATTGGTTTTGATGAGTATATGAACCTTGCATTAGATGATGCAAAAGAGATTCATTCTAAAACAAAGTCAAGAAAACAGCTGGGTCGGATCATGCTAAAAGGAGATAACATTACTCTGCTCCAAAGTGTCTCCAACTAG